One Caenibius sp. WL genomic window, CCAATCGCCGTCGAAGGGGGTGTGGCGTACCGGCACGCGTTTGCTGGCCAGGAAGTTTTCCGGATCGCTTACCGCGCGCGACGAACCCGAGATGCCGAGCGCTGGGCTGGGCATCGCGAGATTGGTGACAGGGGCAATCGTGCAAGTGGCGGATGGCAATTGCGTGCCACCAAGCGCGGGCTGCAACAGGCGGCCGCCATCGGTCATCGCCTGCGTGGTGCTGAGCGATACCGTTTCCGATCGGGCTTGCTGCATGCGGATTTGATCGAGCATGCTGGGGCTGCCGCCCAGGATCGCAGCGCTCTTCGCGAGAGCTGCATCCTGGCCTGCCAGTGGACCGGGCGGAGGCGTGGCACCGCATGATGCGGCCCCAGCCGCAAGCAAGGTCATCGGCATGATCGCCGCCAGCGTGGCGTGCGCTTGCCCAGGTACCGCCAGGATACCGGCCGTAGCGGCCATACCCACCAGTACCATTCGAGTCCGTGTAATGGGATATTGTGCTCGCATGGCCCATAGTTGGACCTATGGGAAGAAACTTGCGGTTTAGGACTATGGTTACCAAATGGCCCGAAAATAGGGCTCTGGCGAAGGATAATTTACTGAATTATCGGATTAATAAACTTCTGTCCTGGTAACTTTATGGTGGAAAGCGGGCTGGGGCCAATAGGCTGGTTCGTAAAACACCTTGCGTTCGGAGGGCCTGCGATCGCGATTTCAGCGCCGCTACCAGGGCCCCAAAACGGGCGGCTTTTGCGCTTTTGCACTTGCGCAGGACCGGCTGATGTACGGTCCTGGCAATTTCGCCCTGATCCTGAAATCGTGCGATTATGGTCTCGATAACTTCCTCAATGCATCTACGCGCTATTTGGGAGTATTGGCTCCGCTCACCACCAAGCGGATCAATTCGCGTGTTGCATTTTCGCTAACATCGCCGCCACCCAGGAACAGTCGCAAGACTATCGGGCCCATGATCGCATCGATCAGCAGATCGACATTTTGCGGCGTAGCGATTTCCCCGCTTGCGATGGCATGGTCGAGTATCACTCGCACCGGAGCCTTGCGTTGCTCGATGTACGTATGCAACGCTTCCATCAGCGCAGGGTTGTCAGCACACTGGGCCACAAGTGACGGCATCATCGTCACCATTCTGGTTTGCGCTTCGAGTTGCCCGGGAGTATTTTTCACGAGTTCCACGAATTGCTGAATGACACCTGTCAGGCTTTCGATCACGTCGCCCTTTATTTCCGCCTTGATGGCAGGAATCGCCCCCAATGCGGCAAGGACGACTTCCTCTCTTGAGCGCCAGCGGCGGTAAATTGTCGCCTTGCTGACCGACGCAGCCGCGGCGACCCGATCTAGCGTAAATCCCTGCAAACCATATTGCAGCAGGATCAGCATGGCCTGATCGAGGATCGCGCGCTCTGCTTCCTGGCTGCGACGCCGCCCTCTGCGCCGGGGACTTTCTTCAGCCAAATTCCCGCTCCAACTGCCTCATCCACTGGATCAATGCATGCAGGTAATGATCTGGCGATAACGGGTCAACAAAGCCCATTAAAACCACCCCTGAAAAATTATATGAAAAATCCATTTGTGTACGCATGCGTACCTATTTATTTAGATCGTGATAAATACGAATCAACCGTGTGAAACCGGTTATTTCACGCAAGGTACGTATACGTACCTGATAGGGGGAAAGAAGATGTCGTCCAGCTACAGGGGTTACGGGTTTGCGGTCAGCCTGCTGGCAATCGCCCTTGGTTCCACTCAGGCCATGGCTCAGGAAGAGCAGGCGCCGCTTTCGGAAATTGTCGTCACAGCCTCGCGCACGGGGGAATCGCGGCTCAGCGACACACCGATCGCCATAACGGCACTTTCTGCAGACCAGCTCGATCAGCGCGGCGTAAATGACATTCGCGGCCTGACCGATTATACTCCCAACCTGCAAATTGCTGATTTTGCCGGGTATGCGCAGATCTTCATACGTGGGGTCGGGTCCAACGATCCCTTCGCCGGCACCGATCCCAGTTCCACGGTGCACCTTGATGATGTCTACCTTGGCCGTACTCTGGGATATTTTTCCAGCTTCCTCGATGTCGAACGGATCGAGGTCTTGCGAGGGCC contains:
- a CDS encoding TetR/AcrR family transcriptional regulator; the protein is MAEESPRRRGRRRSQEAERAILDQAMLILLQYGLQGFTLDRVAAAASVSKATIYRRWRSREEVVLAALGAIPAIKAEIKGDVIESLTGVIQQFVELVKNTPGQLEAQTRMVTMMPSLVAQCADNPALMEALHTYIEQRKAPVRVILDHAIASGEIATPQNVDLLIDAIMGPIVLRLFLGGGDVSENATRELIRLVVSGANTPK
- a CDS encoding transglutaminase-like cysteine peptidase, with translation MAATAGILAVPGQAHATLAAIMPMTLLAAGAASCGATPPPGPLAGQDAALAKSAAILGGSPSMLDQIRMQQARSETVSLSTTQAMTDGGRLLQPALGGTQLPSATCTIAPVTNLAMPSPALGISGSSRAVSDPENFLASKRVPVRHTPFDGDWARVRLQPVSAGTARAFAGGRRADRLSLIEAVNRSVNHKIRYVEDSQLFGRADYWAGARTTLRLGKGDCEDIALTKMQLLAASGLARKDMILTIARDLVRNADHAILIVHHEGRYLVLDNSTDTLLDASSSLDYRPIMSFGENTAWLHGY